A single Musa acuminata AAA Group cultivar baxijiao chromosome BXJ2-1, Cavendish_Baxijiao_AAA, whole genome shotgun sequence DNA region contains:
- the LOC103982678 gene encoding WUSCHEL-related homeobox 8, protein MQKGGILTEETRRMGCEKASGGGGGGGERKYEVGEGRGRGAGVEGEGVGEGLLYVKVMTDEQLEVLRRQIAVYATICEQLVEMHKAITAHHDSLAGMRLGGLYGDPLMASGGHKITARQRWTPTTMQLQILESMFNQGNGTPSKQKIKEITIELSQHGQISESNVYNWFQNRRARSKRKQMASFPSNTESEVEADEECMNEKKPKPDNSHHEGMPSGVNNLPMYDAQLHSFERELSQAQGIHRSSESSKSSSGSGQMSLNEYVLSTPRFDNSMEKFDIPSFNPYHPGESYDIMG, encoded by the exons ATGCAGAAAGGCGGGATTTTGACGGAGGAGACGCGAAGAATGGGATGTGAGAAGGCttccggtggtggtggtggtggtggtgagagGAAGTATGAAGTAGGGGAAGGGAGAGGACGAGGAGCGGGCGTGGAAGGGGAAGGGGTGGGCGAAGGGCTCCTCTACGTGAAGGTGATGACGGACGAGCAGCTGGAGGTCCTCCGCCGTCAGATCGCGGTCTATGCCACCATATGTGAGCAACTTGTCGAGATGCACAAGGCCATCACTGCTCACCACGACTCCCTCGCAG GAATGAGGCTGGGAGGCCTCTACGGTGATCCCCTGATGGCGTCTGGTGGTCACAAAATCACTGCTAGGCAGCGGTGGACTCCAACAACCATGCAGCTACAAATTCTTGAGAGTATGTTTAATCAAGGCAATGGGACTCCGAGCAAGCAGAAGATAAAGGAGATAACCATTGAGCTATCACAACATGGTCAGATCTCTGAATCTAATGTCTACAACTGGTTCCAGAATAGGAGAGCACGATCAAAGCGAAAGCAGATGGCTTCATTTCCTAGTAATACAGAGTCTGAAGTAGAGGCAGATGAGGAATGCATGAACGAAAAGAAACCCAAGCCCGACAACAGCCATCATGAAGGCATGCCATCCGGTGTTAATAATCTTCCCATGTACGATGCACAACTCCATTCGTTCGAGCGGGAGCTAAGCCAAGCACAAGGCATACACCGATCAAGTGAGAGTTCAAAGTCTTCTAGTGGTTCTGGGCAGATGTCCTTGAATGAATATGTTCTATCGACACCAA GATTCGACAACTCGATGGAGAAGTTTGACATTCCGAGTTTTAACCCTTACCATCCAGGAGAAAGCTATGACATCATGGGTTGA
- the LOC103982668 gene encoding uncharacterized protein LOC103982668, which yields MGGISHIFDSSKAGKSQKWAHKKHGDGFEAPRNSLDVSIDTSIGYYYAPEDNLFQYSFQVKHPSKMYYSPNGTPMKKLIDGEISKRTTESKVAPSVVARLMGMDSMPSEEGRKIHAKELEADRLRKAMEVNKIMESSLGLETSRSSTSSRQTKQNTLLNGNQRDPKAEKTRKPRKHPQEELLQKFKKEFETWQASKLREHPGSQKNHILGDVKDHQIIAQEILNKEKMAKYLDTKKILAEKKPTEAKDVVSTAKQNVDTQQGSSLQDHGHLNRQCQIISKNNMAMKLGTRANDSEFLTVTRTDKKQERSCSPTRIVILKPNFDRIDANEELLAASTNNFGKECAMEDFLEEVKERLKNEIQGKNRSNARGRGTGIGTSFGERTIDPKQIARDIAKHIRESVTKDIGSTLIRSESTRSIRSDLQVNSPDSPEFIRRDTRKYVSEKSKNVLKNEIVLGKSRRNHECSDASTINKEKAMPKLMSDFANKGKNMNLWKDKKAVTESIPRQKEKIVALDAESVSQWNLVRSFSAPVSGTVFGKLLLEDQHITGTQICRKQEASQHGFSEFGKQRKDSFSLKGRVSSLKHNFNLKGKLFGKTARLIKEPTASGFNSAKEIPTAPSIIINSGITQENSTEVPPSPASVSSSTPDEFCKQDNPSPISPLEVMDHHTSPCVSEELSSNTPEPHLLEHVEYFGSEMAVENQPHKQETTEKESEDGSEMEVEEQPHKKETIEKETGDAAYLQDILVTAGFYEDRSTDQATKLDALTRPISLQVFEQVEEACSKYGKLETESTIIHNDDPAIGHKLLFDLVNEALQSVLGPKINCSMFKRWILGPAASSSQGRSLLDDLWNQIQSYLNSPMDESDTLNSMVVQDLKMTTWPTILYEDIDVVARQIERVVLRDIIFDIAHDMCLCK from the exons ATGGGAGGAATATCACACATATTTGATTCTAGCAAAGCTGGTAAATCTCAGAAGTGGGCGCATAAGAAGCATGGTGATG GTTTTGAAGCTCCTCGGAATAGCTTGGATGTATCTATTGACACTTCTATAGGGTATTACTATGCCCCTGAAGACAATCTG TTTCAGTATTCTTTTCAGGTGAAACATCCCTCCAAAATGTATTATTCTCCCAATGGAACCCCTATGAAGAAGTTGATCGATGGAGAGATTTCCAAACGAACAACTGAAAGTAAGGTTGCACCAAGTGTTGTTGCCCGTTTGATGGGAATGGACTCGATGCCATCAGAAGAAGGCAGGAAAATTCATGCCAAGGAACTCGAAGCAGATAGATTGAGAAAAGCTATGGAAGTAAATAAGATCATGGAGAGTAGTTTGGGTCTTGAAACTTCACGCAGCTCCACTTCCTCTAGACAAACGAAGCAAAACACACTTCTAAATGGTAATCAACGAGATCCCAAAGCCGAGAAGACAAGAAAACCACGCAAACATCCGCAAGAAGAGCTGCTGCAGAAGTTCAAGAAGGAATTTGAGACATGGCAAGCTTCAAAGTTACGGGAGCATCCAGGGTCTCAGAAGAATCACATTCTTGGAGATGTGAAGGATCATCAAATCATTGCACAAGAAATTCTTAACAAAGAGAAAATGGCAAAGTATCTAGATACCAAGAAAATTTTGGCTGAAAAGAAGCCCACAGAAGCCAAAGATGTTGTCTCAACAGCTAAGCAAAATGTAGATACACAACAAGGATCCAGCCTGCAGGATCATGGACATTTGAACAGACAGTGCCAAATTATCTCAAAGAACAACATGGCTATGAAACTTGGTACCAGGGCTAATGATTCTGAATTCTTGACAGTTACTAGGACTGACAAGAAACAGGAGCGATCTTGTTCACCGACACGGATAGTGATTCTGAAACCTAATTTTGATAGAATTGATGCCAATGAAGAGTTATTAGCTGCCTCAACCAATAACTTTGGTAAGGAATGTGCTATGGAAGACTTTCTTGAAGAAGTGAAGGAAAGGCTCAAGAATGAAATCCAGGGGAAGAACAGAAGCAATGCTAGAGGTAGAGGAACCGGCATAGGGACTTCATTTGGTGAAAGGACAATTGATCCAAAACAAATTGCTCGTGACATAGCAAAACACATAAGAGAAAGTGTGACCAAGGACATTGGATCAACTCTCATCCGATCTGAGTCAACAAGATCAATTAGGAGTGACTTACAAGTCAACTCACCTGATTCACCAGAGTTCATTAGAAGAGACACAAGAAAGTATGTATCAGAGAAATCAAAGAATGTCCTGAAGAATGAAATAGTTCTGGGGAAGTCTCGAAGAAACCATGAATGTTCAGATGCTTCCACCATAAACAAAGAAAAGGCAATGCCAAAATTGATGTCTGATTTTGCAAATAAAGGGAAAAACATGAACCTCTGGAAAGACAAGAAAGCTGTGACTGAATCAATTCCAAGACAGAAAGAGAAAATTGTGGCACTTGATGCAGAGTCAGTATCACAGTGGAACCTTGTCAGATCATTTTCTGCACCTGTGTCTGGAACAGTTTTTGGGAAGCTCCTCTTAGAGGACCAGCATATAACTGGAACTCAGATCTGCAGGAAGCAGGAAGCATCTCAACATGGGTTCTCAGAATTCGGAAAACAAAGAAAGGATAGTTTTAGCTTGAAAGGAAGAGTTTCCAGTCTGAAACATAACTTCAATCTTAAGGGTAAGCTGTTTGGGAAAACAGCCCGGCTGATTAAGGAACCAACTGCAAGTGGATTCAATTCAGCTAAGGAAATACCAACTGCACCCTCTATTATCATCAATTCTGGCATCACACAG GAGAACTCTACCGAGGTGCCACCAAGTCCTGCATCGGTGTCGAGCAGTACTCCCGATGAGTTTTGCAAGCAAGATAACCCAAGTCCAATATCACCACTTGAGGTCATGGACCATCACACTTCACCTTGTGTCTCTGAAGAGCTAAGTTCCAATACTCCAG AACCACATTTGTTAGAACATGTCGAGTATTTTGGATCTGAAATGGCAGTTGAAAACCAGCCTCACAAGCAAGAGACAACTGAGAAGGAAAGTGAGGATGGATCTGAAATGGAAGTTGAAGAGCAGCCTCACAAGAAAGAGACAATCGAGAAGGAAACTGGGGATGCAGCTTATTTACAAGATATCCTTGTGACTGCCGGATTTTATGAGGATAGATCCACTGATCAAGCAACGAAGTTGGATGCATTGACACGGCCAATCTCACTCCAGGTTTTTGAACAAGTAGAGGAAGCTTGCAGCAAATACGGGAAGCTGGAAACCGAGTCTACTATCATCCATAACGATGACCCAGCTATAGGACACAAATTATTGTTCGACTTGGTGAATGAGGCTTTGCAAAGTGTCTTGGGACCTAAAATAAATTGCTCCATGTTCAAGAGATGGATTTTGGGTCCAGCTGCATCATCATCACaaggaagaagcttgttggatgaCTTGTGGAATCAGATTCAGTCATACTTGAACTCCCCTATGGACGAGTCTGACACTCTAAATAGCATGGTGGTTCAGGATCTGAAGATGACAACTTGGCCAACCATATTGTACGAGGACATTGATGTTGTAGCAAGACAGATTGAGAGGGTCGTTCTACGCGATATAATCTTCGACATTGCGCATGATATGTGCCTTTGCAAGTAA
- the LOC135598614 gene encoding uncharacterized protein LOC135598614 isoform X1, with translation MYGSRGAMMGSGGGSDGYEGTKRQRMMDSNPYFAVSSGSASDGFGAGSKRPRTMDPNPYYAGIGASSFYQPYSSSYNGGSSSIYNFPVVRLRGLPFNCDDLDICKFFGGLDIVDCLLVNKNGRFSGEAFVVFPSPMQAEFALQRDRQNMGRRYVEVFRCKKLDYYNAIAVEVNDGSFENEYRHSSPPSHPKRPAEDKDQMECTEVLKLRGLPYSATQADIVDFFGEFDLSEEKVHIVCRPDGRATGEAYAEFPSAEMAKKAMRKDKMMIGSRYVELFPSSPEEARRAKSRSRQ, from the exons ATGTACGGGTCGAGAGG GGCAATGATGGGAAGCGGGGGGGGTTCGGACGGGTACGAGGGCACAAAGAGGCAACGAATGATGGACTCCAATCCCTACTTCGCAGTGAGCAGCGGGAGTGCTTCAGATGGCTTCGGTGCCGGCTCGAAGAGACCAAGGACGATGGATCCAAATCCCTACTATGCCGGTATTGGTGCCAGCAGCTTCTACCAGCCATACAGCAGCAGCTACAATGGTGGAAGCAGCAGCATCTATAACTTTCCCGTGGTTCGCCTGAGAGGCCTGCCCTTCAACTGTGATGATCTCGATATATGCAAGTTCTTTGGCGGTCTGGACATTGTGGACTGTCTGTTGGTGAACAAGAATGGGCGCTTCTCAGGTGAGGCTTTTGTTGTTTTTCCATCACCCATGCAGGCCGAGTTTGCTCTCCAGAGGGACAGACAGAACATGGGCCGCCGGTACGTTGAAGTCTTCCGGTGCAAGAAGCTAGATTACTACAATGCTATTGCTGTCGAGGTCAATGATGGATCCTTTGAGAATGAATACCGCCATAGCTCACCTCCCTCTCATCCGAAGAGACCAGCCGAGGACAAAGACCAGATGGAGTGCACCGAGGTCCTGAAACTTCGGGGGCTCCCATACTCTGCAACCCAGGCAGATATCGTGGACTTCTTTGGGGAGTTTGATCTGAGTGAAGAGAAAGTGCACATTGTCTGCCGCCCCGACGGCAGGGCAACCGGGGAGGCATATGCTGAGTTCCCATCGGCAGAGATGGCCAAAAAGGCTATGCGCAAGGATAAGATGATGATCGGGTCAAGGTACGTGGAGCTGTTTCCTTCATCCCCTGAGGAGGCAAGGAGAGCCAAATCCAGATCCAGGCAATGA
- the LOC135598614 gene encoding uncharacterized protein LOC135598614 isoform X2: MDPNPYYAGIGASSFYQPYSSSYNGGSSSIYNFPVVRLRGLPFNCDDLDICKFFGGLDIVDCLLVNKNGRFSGEAFVVFPSPMQAEFALQRDRQNMGRRYVEVFRCKKLDYYNAIAVEVNDGSFENEYRHSSPPSHPKRPAEDKDQMECTEVLKLRGLPYSATQADIVDFFGEFDLSEEKVHIVCRPDGRATGEAYAEFPSAEMAKKAMRKDKMMIGSRYVELFPSSPEEARRAKSRSRQ, encoded by the coding sequence ATGGATCCAAATCCCTACTATGCCGGTATTGGTGCCAGCAGCTTCTACCAGCCATACAGCAGCAGCTACAATGGTGGAAGCAGCAGCATCTATAACTTTCCCGTGGTTCGCCTGAGAGGCCTGCCCTTCAACTGTGATGATCTCGATATATGCAAGTTCTTTGGCGGTCTGGACATTGTGGACTGTCTGTTGGTGAACAAGAATGGGCGCTTCTCAGGTGAGGCTTTTGTTGTTTTTCCATCACCCATGCAGGCCGAGTTTGCTCTCCAGAGGGACAGACAGAACATGGGCCGCCGGTACGTTGAAGTCTTCCGGTGCAAGAAGCTAGATTACTACAATGCTATTGCTGTCGAGGTCAATGATGGATCCTTTGAGAATGAATACCGCCATAGCTCACCTCCCTCTCATCCGAAGAGACCAGCCGAGGACAAAGACCAGATGGAGTGCACCGAGGTCCTGAAACTTCGGGGGCTCCCATACTCTGCAACCCAGGCAGATATCGTGGACTTCTTTGGGGAGTTTGATCTGAGTGAAGAGAAAGTGCACATTGTCTGCCGCCCCGACGGCAGGGCAACCGGGGAGGCATATGCTGAGTTCCCATCGGCAGAGATGGCCAAAAAGGCTATGCGCAAGGATAAGATGATGATCGGGTCAAGGTACGTGGAGCTGTTTCCTTCATCCCCTGAGGAGGCAAGGAGAGCCAAATCCAGATCCAGGCAATGA
- the LOC103989085 gene encoding pentatricopeptide repeat-containing protein At2g01860: protein MECLVAASSRVRSTTLDIHGHKLRLSHGIIPFRLLAQFRPSASPSRRKLRGTPRYPRRAKLPPDPGTSRLPSEMVDGGARPLDDIRDGDEKHTAELSVDNAEWSPEELEAISALFERPMLQKAPKPVKERPLPLPSPYEIRPSRVPTLKRHVRSASRSVLAPRSSFADRVHKNPEALIGIAREIAALPANSDACEVLDRWTRFLRKGSLSMTIRELGHMGLPERALQTLCWAQKQPSLFPDDRTLASTVEVLARCGQLRMESEMGKYLNSASRTVIEAMARGFLRAGRLHRARKILLFAKDNKRTLDPSIYAKLIAEAGKTPDGYRLASAVLDELGERDDFDLEPQDCTAIMKVCIKLGRFEAVENLFSWYKQSGRNPTVVMYTTVIHSRYCEKKHREALALVWEMESSGCLLDLPAYRVMIRLLVAMNDLARATRYFSKLKDAGFSPTCDIYHDMIKVYTASGRLAKCRQVRKEAEMTGLRLDERTLSLLSEMESDASA, encoded by the coding sequence ATGGAATGCTTGGTTGCAGCTTCCTCCCGTGTTCGTTCGACAACGCTGGATATCCACGGGCATAAGCTCCGACTGAGCCATGGAATTATCCCTTTCCGTCTTCTTGCTCAGTTCCGTCCGAGCGCATCTCCTTCCCGGCGGAAGCTGCGCGGGACTCCCCGCTACCCACGCCGCGCCAAGCTGCCGCCTGACCCAGGAACCTCCCGGTTGCCATCCGAGATGGTCGATGGCGGTGCTCGGCCACTCGACGACATTCGGGATGGGGACGAGAAACACACGGCGGAATTGTCCGTGGACAATGCGGAGTGGAGCCCCGAAGAGCTTGAGGCAATCTCCGCCCTCTTCGAACGGCCGATGCTGCAGAAGGCCCCGAAGCCCGTGAAAGAGCGGCCGCTGCCGCTCCCCTCGCCTTACGAAATCCGTCCCTCGAGGGTTCCAACGCTAAAGCGTCACGTCCGGTCAGCCTCCCGCTCAGTGCTGGCGCCGCGGTCATCTTTCGCCGATCGGGTGCACAAGAATCCGGAAGCTCTCATCGGCATCGCTAGGGAGATCGCGGCTCTTCCCGCCAACAGCGACGCCTGCGAGGTGCTCGACCGGTGGACTAGGTTCCTTCGGAAGGGCTCTCTTTCGATGACGATTCGAGAACTGGGTCACATGGGCCTCCCCGAGCGAGCCCTGCAGACCCTGTGCTGGGCGCAGAAGCAGCCTTCGCTGTTCCCCGACGATCGAACCCTTGCTTCGACGGTCGAAGTCTTGGCCAGATGCGGTCAGCTGCGAATGGAGTCGGAGATGGGCAAATATCTCAACTCCGCCAGTCGCACCGTGATCGAAGCCATGGCCAGGGGTTTCCTGAGAGCGGGACGCCTGCACCGCGCGCGCAAGATCCTGCTATTCGCCAAGGACAACAAACGAACACTCGACCCGAGCATCTACGCGAAGCTGATCGCGGAGGCTGGCAAGACTCCGGATGGCTACAGGCTCGCGTCGGCAGTGCTGGACGAGCTCGGCGAGAGAGACGACTTTGATCTGGAGCCGCAGGACTGCACAGCCATAATGAAGGTCTGCATCAAGCTTGGGAGGTTCGAAGCCGTGGAGAATCTGTTCAGCTGGTACAAGCAGAGCGGAAGGAATCCCACTGTGGTGATGTACACGACGGTCATACACAGCAGATACTGCGAGAAGAAGCACCGGGAAGCTCTGGCTTTGGTGTGGGAGATGGAGAGCTCAGGCTGCCTCCTGGATCTCCCAGCTTACAGGGTAATGATCCGGCTACTGGTTGCTATGAATGATCTAGCGAGAGCCACTCGGTACTTTTCAAAGTTGAAGGATGCTGGCTTCTCTCCCACCTGCGACATCTACCATGACATGATCAAGGTTTATACAGCTTCAGGGAGGTTGGCTAAGTGCAGGCAGGTGCGTAAAGAAGCAGAGATGACTGGATTGAGGTTGGATGAGAGGACATTGTCTCTGCTTTCGGAGATGGAATCAGATGCTTCTGCATGA
- the LOC135598613 gene encoding probable serine/threonine-protein kinase PIX13 — MGNCIGSSSTRSPSPADTSPVRLASKTSSSTGTTGKLSSLSSSTFGQSTGSGVSVDDVFPEGRILEAPNLRIFTFAELRSATRGFKPETVLGEGGFGRVYKGWVEEKTLNPAKSGLGIVVAVKKLNPESMQGLEEWQSEVNFLGRLSHPNLVKLMGYCWEDKELLLVYEYMSKGSLENHLFRRGAAFEPLSWSIRLKIAIGAARGLAFLHSSDKQVIYRDFKASNILLDANYIAKLSDFGLAKHGPTGGDSHVTTRVMGTYGYAAPEYVATGHLYVKSDVYGFGVVLLEMLSGQRALDANRPSGQHNLVDWARPMLADRRKLARLMDPRLEGQYSSKGALQAAQLTLSCLAGDPKSRPSMKVVVETLERIEAIKGRSREARDASSQPAVARSRGHTPVHGRSPLHPWHENGGPGIAVATHQPHRAS, encoded by the exons ATGGGGAACTGCATCGGGTCTTCTTCTACAAGATCTCCGAGCCCTGCAGATACCAGTCCAG TACGGTTGGCATCGAAGACGAGCAGCAGCACGGGGACGACCGGGAAGCTGTCAAGCCTCAGCAGCAGCACCTTTGGGCAGTCCACGGGCAGCGGCGTGAGCGTCGACGATGTGTTTCCCGAGGGCCGGATCCTGGAAGCGCCGAACCTTCGCATCTTTACCTTCGCGGAGCTGAGGAGCGCGACGAGGGGGTTCAAGCCGGAGACTGTTCTCGGAGAAGGTGGGTTCGGGCGGGTGTACAAGGGATGGGTGGAGGAGAAGACGCTGAACCCTGCTAAAAGCGGGCTGGGGATCGTGGTCGCCGTGAAGAAGCTGAACCCCGAAAGCATGCAAGGGTTGGAGGAATGGCAG TCTGAAGTCAATTTCCTGGGGAGGCTGTCACATCCAAACTTAGTGAAGCTAATGGGATATTGCTGGGAGGATAAGGAGCTCCTCCTCGTCTACGAGTACATGTCAAAGGGCAGCTTGGAGAACCACCTCTTCCGAA GGGGGGCAGCGTTCGAGCCACTGTCTTGGAGCATACGGCTGAAGATAGCCATCGGAGCAGCTCGAGGCCTCGCCTTCTTGCATTCTTCGGATAAGCAAGTCATCTACCGAGACTTCAAGGCCTCCAACATCCTCCTCGACGCC AACTACATTGCCAAGCTCTCTGACTTCGGCCTGGCGAAGCACGGGCCGACCGGCGGCGACTCGCACGTCACCACCCGAGTCATGGGCACCTACGGCTATGCTGCTCCAGAGTATGTTGCGACAG GACATCTGTACGTGAAGAGCGACGTGTATGGGTTCGGGGTTGTGCTGCTGGAGATGCTCTCCGGGCAGCGGGCGCTGGACGCCAACCGCCCGAGCGGGCAGCACAACCTGGTGGATTGGGCGAGGCCGATGTTGGCTGACAGGAGGAAGCTGGCGCGGCTGATGGACCCGCGGCTGGAGGGGCAGTACTCCTCAAAGGGGGCGCTCCAGGCGGCTCAGCTCACTCTGAGCTGCCTCGCTGGCGATCCCAAGAGCCGGCCGTCCATGAAAGTGGTGGTGGAGACGCTCGAGCGCATCGAAGCAATAAAGGGGAGGTCAAGGGAGGCGCGCGATGCCTCCTCGCAGCCGGCGGTGGCTCGCAGCCGCGGCCACACTCCGGTGCACGGTCGCTCGCCGCTGCACCCGTGGCACGAGAATGGCGGGCCGGGCATCGCTGTCGCCACTCACCAACCACACCGAGcaagttga
- the LOC135585772 gene encoding protein LAZ1-like isoform X1, producing the protein MKITEQLYWSLLSYSLPIWATAIGGVSMLITLFLSMFLLFQHLSAYNNPEEQKFLVGVILMVPCYAIESYVSLVNPSISVDCEILRDCYEAFAMYCFGRYLVACLGGEERTIEFLKRQGAASSNTPLSKDAFEKGVIKHPFPMNYILKPWKLGEWFYQIIKIGIVQYMIIKTTTAILAVFLEAFGVYCDGQFTWSCGYPYMAVVLNFSQSWALYCLVQFYAATKDELAHMKPLAKFLMFKSIVFLTWWQDVAIALLYSWGLFKSPIAQSLHFKSSMQDFIICIEMCVASIVHLYVFPAKPYKLMGDFFAGGVSVLGDYASLDCPLDPDEVKDCERPTKLRLPQPGVGAKNVTPIRESVRDVVLGGGEYIVNDLKFTVTHAVEPMEKGLTRFNQKLHKISQNIRKHDKKLRTKDDGCIGSSSPTRRVHGIDDPLLDGSISDSGSKRGRRRRWKSGYTSAESGGEISDHGHGRHEIHGHRWITRD; encoded by the exons ATGAAGATAACTGAGCAGCTGTACTGGAGTCTCTTATCTTACTCCCTGCCCATTTGGGCCACGGCCATTGGTGGTGTCTCGATGCTTATCACACTCTTCCTTTCCATGTTCCTTCTGTTTCAACACCTTTCTGCATACAATAACCCGGAG GAGCAGAAGTTTCTAGTTGGTGTGATCTTAATGGTCCCTTGCTATGCCATTGAATCC TATGTGTCACTGGTGAATCCATCCATCAGCGTCGATTGTGAGATTCTGCGTGATTGTTATGAGGCCTTTGCTATGTATTGCTTTGGAAGATATCTCGTGGCTTGCCTGG GTGGGGAAGAGAGAACAATTGAATTTTTGAAGAGACAGGGTGCTGCAAGTTCGAACACACCCCTATCAAAGGACGCTTTTGAGAAGGGAGTAATAAAGCATCCTTTTCCAATGAATTACATTTTGAAGCCATGGAAATTGGGAGAGTGGTTTTACCAAATTATCAAGATTGGAATTGTGCAATAT ATGATAATAAAGACTACAACTGCCATTTTAGCTGTATTTCTTGAAGCTTTTGGAGTATACTGTGATGGACAGTTTACATGGAGTTGTGG GTACCCTTACATGGCTGTTGTTCTCAATTTTAGTCAATCATGGGCATTATACTGTTTAGTCCAATTTTATGCAGCTACAAAGGATGAATTAGCACATATGAAACCACTCGCAAAATTCCTGATGTTTAAATCAATTGTCTTTCTAACATGGTGGCAAGATGTGGCAATCGCACTACTTTATAGTTGGGGTTTGTTCAAGAGCCCCATAGCTCAAAGTTTACATTTCAAATCAAGTATGCAGGACTTCATTATTTGTATAGAG ATGTGTGTTGCTTCCATTGTGCATCTCTATGTTTTCCCTGCCAAGCCATACAAGCTAATGGGCGACTTCTTTGCTGGAGGTGTATCAGTTCTCGGGGACTATGCATCTTTGGACTGCCCTTTAGACCCTGATGAGGTCAAGGACTGTGAACGACCTACAAAACTTAGACTTCCCCAACCTGGTGTTGGTGCCAAGAATGTAACACCTATTAGAGAAAGTGTTCGTGACGTTGTTCTTGGCGGAGGAGAATAT ATCGTGAATGATTTGAAGTTTACGGTCACCCACGCAGTCGAGCCCATGGAGAAGGGTTTGACACGATTCAACCAGAAGCTTCACAAGATATCTCAGAACATAagaaagcatgataagaagcTAAGAACCAAAGATGATGGTTGCATAGGCTCATCTTCTCCCACTAGGCGAGTTCATGGAATTGATGACCCATTATTGGATGGAAGTATTAGCGACAGTGGCTctaaaagaggaagaagacgtcGTTGGAAATCAGGATATACAAGCGCAGAAAGCGGGGGAGAGATTAGTGATCATGGTCATGGCCGGCATGAGATCCATGGACACAGGTGGATCACTCGGGACTGA
- the LOC135585772 gene encoding protein LAZ1-like isoform X2, which produces MKITEQLYWSLLSYSLPIWATAIGGVSMLITLFLSMFLLFQHLSAYNNPEEQKFLVGVILMVPCYAIESYVSLVNPSISVDCEILRDCYEAFAMYCFGRYLVACLGGEERTIEFLKRQGAASSNTPLSKDAFEKGVIKHPFPMNYILKPWKLGEWFYQIIKIGIVQYMIIKTTTAILAVFLEAFGVYCDGQFTWSCGYPYMAVVLNFSQSWALYCLVQFYAATKDELAHMKPLAKFLMFKSIVFLTWWQDVAIALLYSWGLFKSPIAQSLHFKSSMQDFIICIEHRCVLLPLCISMFSLPSHTS; this is translated from the exons ATGAAGATAACTGAGCAGCTGTACTGGAGTCTCTTATCTTACTCCCTGCCCATTTGGGCCACGGCCATTGGTGGTGTCTCGATGCTTATCACACTCTTCCTTTCCATGTTCCTTCTGTTTCAACACCTTTCTGCATACAATAACCCGGAG GAGCAGAAGTTTCTAGTTGGTGTGATCTTAATGGTCCCTTGCTATGCCATTGAATCC TATGTGTCACTGGTGAATCCATCCATCAGCGTCGATTGTGAGATTCTGCGTGATTGTTATGAGGCCTTTGCTATGTATTGCTTTGGAAGATATCTCGTGGCTTGCCTGG GTGGGGAAGAGAGAACAATTGAATTTTTGAAGAGACAGGGTGCTGCAAGTTCGAACACACCCCTATCAAAGGACGCTTTTGAGAAGGGAGTAATAAAGCATCCTTTTCCAATGAATTACATTTTGAAGCCATGGAAATTGGGAGAGTGGTTTTACCAAATTATCAAGATTGGAATTGTGCAATAT ATGATAATAAAGACTACAACTGCCATTTTAGCTGTATTTCTTGAAGCTTTTGGAGTATACTGTGATGGACAGTTTACATGGAGTTGTGG GTACCCTTACATGGCTGTTGTTCTCAATTTTAGTCAATCATGGGCATTATACTGTTTAGTCCAATTTTATGCAGCTACAAAGGATGAATTAGCACATATGAAACCACTCGCAAAATTCCTGATGTTTAAATCAATTGTCTTTCTAACATGGTGGCAAGATGTGGCAATCGCACTACTTTATAGTTGGGGTTTGTTCAAGAGCCCCATAGCTCAAAGTTTACATTTCAAATCAAGTATGCAGGACTTCATTATTTGTATAGAG CACAGATGTGTGTTGCTTCCATTGTGCATCTCTATGTTTTCCCTGCCAAGCCATACAAGCTAA